A stretch of the Massilia sp. W12 genome encodes the following:
- a CDS encoding S8 family serine peptidase — protein sequence MINRELSIPQPIPPRQFSQPQISLFDAQVDTMVRVRRARNSFQVSGAGLTVAVLDTGLRTTHVDFQGKVRAQKNFTSDNNGNSDDVTDGNGHGTNVGGIIVAKGIHNGIAPGANIAPLKVLANEGGGSFAMIDAALQWVLDNHHTHNISVVSMSLGSSSNDISDDDLRNEDTCKLIQKLSGLHIPVVVAAGNDYFEFKAQGMSYPAILRETISVGAVYDANEGPFEYNDGAIAFSSRADQITPFSQRLHQDVDATRRTDIFAPGAPVTSSGIASDRGESVQQGTSQATPVVSGVILLLQEFFLRNTGRLPSVPDIIDCLRNGGKILVDGDDENDNVPHTGKKFLRLDALSSLEIARRKLQRSLLHQGSALR from the coding sequence ATGATCAATCGTGAATTAAGCATTCCTCAACCGATTCCACCACGTCAATTCAGTCAACCGCAAATCAGCTTGTTTGATGCGCAAGTGGATACCATGGTCAGGGTGCGGCGTGCGCGTAATTCTTTTCAAGTCAGTGGCGCCGGATTAACTGTTGCCGTCCTTGATACCGGCCTGCGCACCACACATGTGGATTTTCAAGGAAAAGTGCGGGCGCAAAAAAATTTCACCTCAGACAATAATGGCAACAGTGATGACGTCACTGATGGCAATGGTCATGGCACAAATGTGGGTGGCATTATTGTTGCGAAAGGGATTCACAATGGCATTGCGCCGGGGGCTAATATTGCGCCGCTTAAAGTGTTGGCCAATGAAGGCGGCGGTTCATTTGCCATGATAGATGCAGCGCTGCAATGGGTGCTGGACAATCATCACACACACAATATCAGCGTAGTCAGCATGTCGCTTGGGTCATCATCCAATGACATCAGTGACGATGATCTGCGCAATGAAGACACATGCAAACTGATTCAAAAATTATCCGGCTTGCATATTCCAGTTGTGGTCGCTGCTGGAAATGATTATTTTGAATTCAAAGCACAGGGTATGTCCTATCCGGCCATTTTGCGCGAAACCATCAGCGTGGGTGCGGTGTACGACGCGAATGAAGGTCCGTTTGAATATAACGACGGCGCTATCGCATTTTCATCGCGCGCCGATCAAATCACGCCGTTCTCACAGCGCTTGCATCAGGATGTGGACGCCACCCGCCGCACCGATATTTTTGCGCCTGGCGCGCCGGTGACCTCCTCGGGCATTGCATCCGACCGTGGCGAATCAGTGCAGCAAGGCACCAGTCAGGCAACGCCGGTGGTCAGCGGCGTGATTCTGCTGCTGCAAGAATTCTTCCTGCGCAACACCGGGCGGCTGCCGTCAGTACCGGACATCATCGACTGCCTGCGCAATGGCGGCAAGATCCTGGTGGATGGGGATGATGAAAATGATAACGTGCCGCACACCGGCAAAAAGTTTCTGCGTCTGGACGCTTTAAGCAGTTTGGAAATTGCCCGACGAAAGCTGCAGCGCAGTTTATTACATCAGGGCAGCGCTTTGCGCTAA
- a CDS encoding very short patch repair endonuclease, which translates to MERSQIMRRVKGQHTGPELCVRQLLRALGFSGYRLHRKELPGKPDIVFIGRRKAIFVHGCFWHGHDCKRGARMPQQNAAYWQEKIHKNRQRDAAHCAQLAALGWQVLTVWECTLRDGAALAHTLRIFLQTPALAAGPDG; encoded by the coding sequence ATGGAACGCAGCCAGATCATGCGCCGCGTCAAAGGGCAGCACACCGGCCCGGAATTGTGTGTGCGCCAGCTGTTGCGCGCGCTGGGATTCAGCGGCTACCGCCTGCACCGCAAGGAGTTGCCGGGCAAGCCGGATATTGTGTTCATCGGGCGGCGCAAAGCGATTTTTGTGCATGGCTGCTTTTGGCACGGACACGATTGCAAACGCGGCGCGCGCATGCCGCAACAAAATGCCGCCTATTGGCAGGAAAAAATCCATAAAAACCGCCAGCGCGATGCGGCGCACTGCGCGCAATTGGCGGCGCTGGGCTGGCAAGTGCTGACGGTATGGGAATGCACGCTGCGCGACGGCGCGGCGCTGGCGCACACCTTACGCATTTTTTTACAAACCCCGGCGCTGGCCGCCGGGCCAGACGGGTAA
- a CDS encoding DUF4214 domain-containing protein, whose amino-acid sequence MQLVSETLFSISSSSSYNHSPVISSNGKYAAFHLSLPVNNGREDLILKDLQTGVTRLIQTQNYPDNAYFSSDGSKLFYTTQSYILDKGMAYTLHMADVKDGVSKEVYKSGGHNDFVWGSYVPSSDGRFIAINVISNDFVSNDHNGKKDVYIRDLQNNSWKLVSQTANGVVGNDNSDLVALSADGRTVVFSTSAGNLLPDSTPNSNVQLKEPRLLVKNMDTGKIQYADTDSNGKIYSASFAQLSADGSKVFFISSEINNNIETKKIVQKDLTSGAIKPVFTYNDGVKSKNIGFLDMSADGRYVLLGEGDGFEGQSRVSEQVFIKDTVTGDLHPLTPYAAKSRVAYTVSGMSDDGTKIFLRNYGKTMYGSGLSNPNEIDSGVSNMELISINGGINTDTRNNLNDMGNSAVLSGGRGDDHYWIDSSGTRLQENADAGTDSAFSALLDFTLPDHVENLVLVKSSKTPAGIQTGRGNAQNNLITGGKSDDRLYGGDGNDTFYVTDGNDFVDGGNGFDMIKVGSFNGKATKIEDQYKISTSISSSITFANVERIEGSYTGLFFKGDVHAEQAYRIYQAAFNRAPDKSGLGFWIKQFDNGGISVAQVAQGFIQSAEFKSLYGAAPSNAQLVDKFYQNVLHRAPDADGRAFWQDILDQKKGTAADVLAAFSESPENTAALVGVLQAGVTYDVFSA is encoded by the coding sequence ATGCAACTTGTCTCAGAAACACTCTTCAGCATCTCAAGTTCAAGTTCTTACAACCACAGCCCTGTGATTTCTTCCAACGGGAAATACGCTGCTTTTCATCTTTCGCTGCCCGTGAATAATGGCAGAGAGGATTTAATTTTAAAAGACTTGCAAACAGGCGTCACACGTCTGATACAAACACAAAACTATCCGGATAATGCTTATTTTTCATCCGATGGCAGTAAGTTATTTTATACAACTCAAAGCTATATTCTGGACAAGGGCATGGCTTATACATTGCACATGGCCGACGTGAAAGATGGCGTCTCAAAAGAAGTGTACAAGTCCGGTGGACATAATGATTTCGTCTGGGGCAGTTACGTTCCAAGCAGTGACGGGCGTTTTATTGCAATTAATGTCATCAGCAATGACTTTGTATCAAATGATCATAATGGCAAAAAGGATGTCTATATCAGAGACCTGCAAAACAACAGTTGGAAACTGGTCTCACAAACAGCCAATGGCGTGGTTGGCAATGACAATTCAGATCTGGTGGCGTTGAGCGCGGATGGCCGAACCGTCGTTTTCTCAACTTCAGCCGGGAATTTATTACCGGATAGCACGCCAAACAGCAATGTTCAGCTGAAAGAACCACGTTTGTTAGTGAAAAATATGGACACTGGCAAAATTCAATATGCTGACACCGATAGCAACGGGAAAATATATTCAGCTTCATTTGCCCAACTCAGTGCGGATGGCAGTAAAGTATTTTTTATCAGCAGCGAAATCAATAACAATATTGAAACAAAGAAAATTGTACAAAAAGACTTAACCAGCGGCGCCATCAAACCGGTTTTTACATACAATGACGGCGTTAAATCAAAAAATATCGGATTTTTGGATATGTCTGCAGATGGCCGTTATGTCTTATTGGGGGAAGGTGACGGTTTTGAAGGGCAAAGCCGCGTTTCTGAACAGGTCTTTATCAAAGACACTGTTACAGGCGATTTACATCCGCTCACCCCTTATGCTGCAAAAAGCCGCGTGGCCTATACCGTATCCGGCATGAGTGACGATGGCACTAAGATTTTCCTGCGAAATTATGGCAAGACGATGTACGGTTCCGGTCTGAGCAACCCAAATGAAATTGACTCAGGCGTCAGCAATATGGAATTGATCTCCATCAATGGCGGAATCAATACTGATACAAGAAACAACCTCAACGATATGGGCAACAGTGCTGTATTGTCCGGTGGCCGGGGTGACGATCATTACTGGATTGATTCCAGCGGCACCCGTCTGCAGGAAAATGCGGACGCCGGCACTGACAGCGCCTTCTCTGCTCTGTTGGATTTCACCCTGCCGGATCATGTTGAAAACCTGGTGCTGGTCAAGAGCAGTAAAACTCCTGCCGGGATTCAAACCGGACGCGGCAATGCACAGAATAATCTGATCACCGGTGGCAAAAGTGATGACCGCTTATATGGCGGTGACGGCAATGACACATTTTATGTTACCGATGGCAATGATTTTGTGGATGGCGGCAATGGCTTTGACATGATCAAAGTTGGCAGTTTCAATGGGAAAGCCACAAAAATTGAGGACCAATACAAAATCAGCACAAGCATTTCTTCCTCAATCACATTCGCAAATGTGGAAAGAATCGAAGGTAGTTATACCGGTTTATTCTTCAAAGGCGACGTCCATGCTGAACAGGCTTATCGTATTTACCAGGCCGCATTCAACCGCGCACCAGATAAGAGCGGTTTGGGTTTTTGGATCAAGCAATTCGATAATGGCGGCATAAGCGTAGCCCAGGTTGCGCAAGGTTTCATCCAGTCAGCCGAATTCAAATCGTTGTATGGCGCTGCGCCCAGCAATGCCCAATTGGTGGACAAATTTTATCAAAACGTATTGCATCGCGCCCCGGATGCCGACGGACGCGCTTTCTGGCAGGACATTCTGGATCAGAAGAAGGGCACTGCGGCGGATGTGCTGGCGGCATTTTCTGAAAGTCCTGAAAACACGGCAGCCCTGGTCGGCGTATTACAAGCCGGGGTGACTTATGATGTTTTCAGTGCTTGA
- a CDS encoding nucleotidyltransferase domain-containing protein — MMTEEQKSAILGRLRQAEIEHDVRILLAVEAGSRAWGFDSPDSDFDVRFIYMHAPSWYQAVDLEEKRDVIEYPLTDGIDLHGWDLRKALRLLWKANPAFIEWLQAPLCYIEAGCFKQTALRSLSGMYVPLKGIYHYRNMAASTFRSHLREAEVRQKKYFYVLRDLLAARWIAQHGAPPPVDFARLLPLLQDAPAALAEVEDLLARKRAGVLDSGPARPALQAFIEQELAQDVGARPEKSRAPDVIGELNRIFHLLLQEQKDCAG, encoded by the coding sequence ATGATGACGGAAGAACAGAAAAGCGCAATCCTGGGCCGTTTGCGCCAAGCCGAAATTGAGCACGATGTGCGCATTTTGCTGGCGGTGGAGGCCGGCAGCCGGGCCTGGGGCTTCGATTCGCCGGACAGCGATTTTGATGTGCGCTTTATCTATATGCATGCGCCATCCTGGTATCAGGCGGTGGACTTGGAAGAAAAACGCGATGTGATTGAATATCCGCTGACAGATGGGATTGACTTGCATGGCTGGGATCTGCGCAAGGCTTTGCGCCTGCTGTGGAAAGCCAATCCCGCCTTTATCGAATGGCTGCAAGCACCGCTGTGCTATATCGAAGCGGGTTGCTTCAAGCAAACAGCACTGCGCAGCCTGAGCGGCATGTATGTCCCACTCAAGGGAATTTATCATTACCGGAATATGGCTGCCAGCACCTTCCGCAGCCATTTGCGGGAAGCAGAAGTGCGGCAAAAGAAATATTTTTATGTGCTGCGCGATTTGCTGGCGGCACGCTGGATTGCACAGCATGGCGCGCCGCCGCCGGTGGATTTTGCGCGCTTGCTGCCGCTGCTGCAGGATGCGCCTGCGGCCCTGGCTGAAGTCGAAGATTTATTGGCTCGAAAACGCGCTGGCGTCTTAGACTCAGGCCCGGCGCGCCCCGCCTTGCAGGCTTTTATCGAACAGGAATTGGCGCAAGATGTCGGCGCCAGGCCTGAAAAATCACGCGCGCCGGATGTGATTGGGGAATTGAACCGGATTTTTCATCTACTGCTGCAGGAGCAGAAGGACTGCGCAGGCTAG
- the eat gene encoding ethanolamine permease, whose protein sequence is MQTTLKQSLSTWQLWGIAVGLVISGEYFGWSYGWASAGTLGFAVSAIFVALMYTAFIFSFTELTTAIPHAGGPFAYAKRAFGPHVGYLAGAATLIEFVFAPPAISLAIGAYLNVQFPQIDPKMAALGAYLVFMSLNIVGVQIAASFELIVTLLAIFELLVFMGVVAPGFALSNFVKGGWAGQDHFGWHAVPGMFAAIPFAIWFFLAIEGVAMAAEEAKNPRRSIPIAYAGGILTLVVLALGVMLFAGGVGDWRALSNINDPLPQAMKTIVGQNSGWLHMLIWLGLFGLIASFHGIILGYSRQIFALAREGYLPPVLARIHPRFQTPYLAILAGGVFGIAAIFSDEFIKFGGQSLTANIVTMSVFGAILMYIISMLSLFQLRRSAPQMERPFAAPGYPWLPLFALCAALLCMATMIYYNPLLAGLFAALLALGYIYFLLTAKAREAMQARAAQGMQV, encoded by the coding sequence GTGCAAACCACGCTCAAGCAAAGTCTATCCACCTGGCAGCTTTGGGGGATTGCGGTTGGTTTAGTGATTTCCGGCGAATATTTTGGCTGGAGCTATGGCTGGGCCTCTGCCGGCACTCTGGGCTTTGCCGTCAGCGCCATCTTTGTCGCCTTGATGTACACCGCCTTCATTTTCAGCTTCACCGAACTGACCACCGCGATACCGCATGCCGGCGGCCCCTTTGCCTACGCCAAACGGGCTTTCGGCCCGCATGTCGGCTATCTGGCCGGCGCGGCCACGCTGATTGAATTTGTATTTGCGCCGCCCGCGATTTCCCTGGCCATCGGGGCGTATCTGAATGTGCAATTCCCGCAAATCGACCCGAAAATGGCCGCGCTCGGCGCCTATCTGGTGTTTATGAGTTTGAATATTGTCGGCGTGCAGATCGCCGCCAGCTTTGAGCTGATTGTCACCCTGCTGGCGATTTTTGAATTGCTGGTGTTCATGGGCGTGGTGGCGCCCGGTTTTGCACTGTCCAATTTCGTCAAAGGCGGCTGGGCCGGGCAAGATCATTTTGGCTGGCATGCCGTACCCGGCATGTTTGCCGCAATTCCCTTCGCCATCTGGTTTTTCTTAGCGATTGAAGGGGTGGCGATGGCGGCGGAAGAGGCAAAAAATCCGCGCCGCTCAATTCCCATCGCCTACGCCGGCGGAATTTTGACCCTGGTCGTGCTGGCCCTTGGCGTGATGCTGTTTGCCGGCGGCGTGGGCGACTGGCGCGCGCTGTCGAATATCAATGACCCGCTGCCGCAAGCCATGAAAACCATTGTCGGCCAAAACAGCGGCTGGCTGCATATGCTGATCTGGCTTGGCCTGTTTGGCTTGATCGCATCTTTCCACGGCATCATTCTGGGCTATTCGCGGCAGATTTTCGCACTGGCGCGGGAAGGCTATTTGCCGCCGGTGTTAGCGCGCATCCATCCGCGCTTTCAAACCCCTTACCTGGCGATTTTAGCGGGCGGCGTGTTTGGCATTGCGGCGATTTTCAGCGATGAATTCATCAAATTCGGCGGCCAGAGCTTAACCGCCAACATCGTCACCATGTCCGTATTCGGCGCAATTTTGATGTACATCATCAGCATGCTCTCACTATTCCAATTGCGCCGCAGCGCGCCGCAAATGGAGCGTCCCTTTGCTGCGCCCGGCTATCCCTGGCTGCCCTTGTTCGCGCTGTGCGCCGCGCTCTTGTGCATGGCTACCATGATTTATTACAACCCGCTGTTGGCGGGCCTGTTCGCCGCCTTGCTGGCGCTCGGTTATATTTATTTCCTGCTCACCGCGAAGGCGCGCGAAGCGATGCAAGCGCGCGCGGCGCAGGGTATGCAAGTGTAA
- a CDS encoding M15 family metallopeptidase — protein sequence MAKWPKQSMVDSFYGNPRGENGEVDPDWLSDNIIRIAPPWKIITAWDFKPVKSIKVHKKCADSLQKVFSIIWNNAGMQQDKINEWGMSLYAGAFNFRMMRNGTRLSMHSWGCAIDFDSARNSFGDKTPNFALIPQVLEAFASEEWTWGGNWRTPDGMHWQAANI from the coding sequence ATGGCAAAATGGCCAAAACAAAGCATGGTGGACAGTTTTTATGGCAATCCACGCGGCGAGAATGGTGAAGTTGATCCTGACTGGCTTTCAGATAACATCATCCGTATCGCACCACCTTGGAAAATTATCACCGCTTGGGATTTTAAGCCGGTTAAATCAATCAAGGTTCATAAGAAATGCGCAGACAGTCTGCAGAAAGTTTTTTCAATTATCTGGAACAATGCCGGCATGCAGCAAGATAAAATCAATGAATGGGGTATGAGTTTATATGCTGGCGCCTTCAATTTCAGAATGATGCGCAATGGAACACGGCTTTCCATGCATAGCTGGGGATGTGCGATTGATTTTGACTCAGCCCGTAATTCTTTCGGAGATAAGACCCCGAATTTTGCTCTGATTCCACAGGTTTTAGAAGCGTTTGCGAGTGAAGAGTGGACCTGGGGCGGTAATTGGCGCACACCGGATGGCATGCATTGGCAAGCTGCCAATATATAA
- a CDS encoding nucleotidyltransferase domain-containing protein produces MTQTDAQRAALAPPNCVTEAIPAGIHAEIMRRLHACAAEHGIRILLAVESGSRAWGFASPNSDYDVRFIYMREPAWYQAVDLEERRDVIEYPIVDEIDLNGWDLRKALRLFWNSNPAYVEWIQSPIIYIEDGALRQLSLQALSQIYAPAKGIYHYLSMAKTNYRGYLRTEMVRLKKYFYVLRPLLAARWIGRYGAAAPIEFARLAPLLGDDAPLNQAVQDLLALKRHTPELGLAPAIPLLNAFIEAELAQGLGARHDKTDAPEVKQALNRIFHAVLQEFPNPQPGVKQT; encoded by the coding sequence ATGACACAGACTGACGCTCAGCGCGCGGCCCTGGCGCCGCCGAATTGTGTGACAGAAGCGATTCCTGCCGGAATTCACGCGGAAATCATGCGCCGCTTGCATGCTTGCGCCGCCGAACATGGGATTCGCATCTTGCTGGCGGTGGAATCCGGCAGCCGCGCCTGGGGCTTTGCCTCACCCAACAGTGATTACGATGTGCGCTTTATCTATATGCGTGAGCCAGCCTGGTATCAAGCGGTCGATTTGGAAGAGCGGCGCGATGTGATCGAATATCCGATTGTGGATGAGATTGATTTGAATGGCTGGGATCTGCGCAAAGCGCTGCGCCTGTTTTGGAATTCCAATCCGGCTTATGTCGAGTGGATACAATCCCCCATCATCTATATCGAAGATGGCGCTTTGCGACAGCTCAGTTTGCAAGCCTTGTCACAGATTTATGCGCCGGCCAAAGGCATTTACCATTACCTCAGCATGGCCAAAACCAATTACCGGGGATATTTACGGACGGAGATGGTGCGCCTGAAAAAATATTTCTACGTGCTGCGTCCCTTGCTGGCGGCGCGCTGGATTGGGCGGTATGGCGCAGCGGCGCCGATTGAATTTGCACGCTTGGCGCCGCTGCTGGGCGATGACGCGCCACTCAACCAGGCAGTGCAGGATTTACTCGCGCTCAAACGCCATACGCCGGAATTGGGACTGGCGCCGGCGATACCACTGCTGAATGCGTTTATTGAAGCAGAACTGGCGCAAGGCTTGGGCGCACGCCATGATAAAACCGACGCGCCAGAGGTGAAACAAGCGTTGAACCGGATTTTCCATGCGGTTTTGCAGGAATTTCCAAACCCGCAGCCTGGAGTGAAACAAACATGA
- a CDS encoding ethanolamine ammonia-lyase subunit EutB has translation MSRFKQQLGAQVWQFADLRELMAKASPLRAGDCLAGVAALSDQERVAAQLCLAEQPLSLFLQEYLIAPEQDEVSRLILAQHARAHEAAGFAEIAALSVGEFRNWLLSEIADTPRLRRLAPALTPEMAAAVCKIMRNQDLILVARKCEVVSRFRNTLGLSGRMATRLQPNHPTDDASGIAASMLDGLLYGSGDAVIGINPASDNLPQVMRLLQMLDAVIARYQIPTQSCVLTHVTNTLAAMARGAPVDLVFQSIGGTQATNASFGIDLAILREAHAAAQSLRRGTVGQNVMYFETGQGSSLSAGAHHGIDQQSCEARAYAVAREFSPLLVNSVVGFIGPEYLYDGKQIMRAGLEDHFCGKLLGLPMGCDICYTNHAEADQNDMDILLTVLGAAGCNFIMGVPGADDIMLNYQTTSFHDALYARKVLGLRAAPEFEAWLQSMRIMDEAGRLRQELSAPLAQVVQRIG, from the coding sequence ATGAGCCGTTTCAAACAACAACTCGGGGCGCAGGTCTGGCAATTTGCCGATCTGCGCGAACTGATGGCCAAGGCCAGTCCCTTGCGCGCAGGCGATTGCTTAGCCGGCGTGGCCGCCCTGAGCGATCAGGAAAGAGTGGCGGCGCAACTTTGCCTGGCCGAACAGCCCCTGTCCCTGTTTTTGCAGGAATATTTGATTGCGCCGGAACAGGATGAAGTCAGCCGCCTGATTTTGGCGCAACATGCGCGCGCACATGAGGCCGCCGGTTTTGCGGAGATTGCGGCATTGAGCGTGGGTGAATTCCGCAACTGGCTTTTAAGCGAGATTGCCGACACGCCGCGTCTGCGCCGGCTGGCCCCGGCCTTGACGCCGGAAATGGCGGCGGCGGTATGCAAAATCATGCGCAATCAGGATTTGATTCTGGTCGCGCGCAAATGCGAAGTGGTCAGCCGTTTTCGCAATACGCTGGGCTTATCCGGGCGCATGGCGACGCGCTTGCAACCGAATCACCCGACCGATGACGCCAGCGGGATTGCCGCCTCCATGCTGGATGGCTTGCTGTATGGCAGCGGCGACGCCGTGATCGGCATCAATCCCGCCAGCGACAACCTGCCGCAAGTCATGCGCTTGCTGCAGATGCTGGACGCGGTGATCGCGCGCTATCAGATTCCGACCCAGTCTTGCGTGCTGACCCATGTCACCAACACCCTGGCCGCCATGGCGCGCGGCGCGCCGGTCGATCTGGTGTTTCAATCGATTGGCGGGACACAAGCCACCAACGCCAGTTTTGGCATTGATCTGGCGATCTTGCGCGAAGCGCACGCCGCCGCCCAGTCTTTACGGCGCGGCACAGTGGGACAGAATGTGATGTATTTTGAAACCGGGCAGGGCAGCAGCCTGTCCGCCGGCGCGCATCATGGGATCGATCAGCAAAGCTGCGAAGCGCGCGCGTATGCGGTGGCGCGTGAGTTTTCGCCCTTGCTGGTGAATTCGGTGGTCGGTTTCATCGGCCCGGAATATTTGTATGATGGCAAACAGATCATGCGCGCCGGATTGGAAGATCATTTCTGCGGCAAGCTGCTTGGCCTGCCGATGGGCTGCGATATCTGCTACACCAACCATGCCGAAGCCGACCAGAACGATATGGATATTTTGCTGACCGTGCTGGGCGCGGCCGGCTGCAATTTCATTATGGGCGTGCCGGGTGCGGATGACATCATGTTGAACTATCAAACCACCTCATTTCACGACGCGCTGTATGCGCGCAAAGTGTTGGGCTTGCGCGCCGCGCCTGAGTTTGAAGCCTGGTTGCAGTCCATGCGCATCATGGATGAGGCGGGTCGTTTGCGCCAGGAGCTGAGCGCGCCGCTGGCGCAAGTTGTACAGCGTATAGGCTAA
- the eutC gene encoding ethanolamine ammonia-lyase subunit EutC, producing MDKLPAQEQTEHQQNTVQDNPWQGLRRFTAARIALGRAGTSLPTRAHLAFQAAHACARDAVHLPLAAEELARDVQAVLRTAGAPDVPCLQLHSRARTRQEYLQRPDYGRQLAPASRSQLQALPPAGADLALVLADGLSALALRQQAAPFLQALLPLLGTDWRLAPLSIVQQGRVAIGDEIGHLLQARCVLVLIGERPGLSSPDSMGLYLSWQPRPGMHDAMRNCISNIRPGGLDFATAAQKAHYLLQEARRIGLSGVELKDETGAAAPELDIKGNFLLGS from the coding sequence ATGGACAAACTGCCGGCACAGGAACAAACAGAACATCAGCAAAACACTGTACAGGACAACCCCTGGCAGGGTTTGCGCCGCTTTACCGCCGCCCGCATCGCCCTGGGGCGCGCCGGAACCAGCTTGCCGACCCGGGCCCATCTGGCGTTTCAAGCCGCGCATGCCTGCGCCCGCGACGCTGTGCATTTACCCTTGGCGGCAGAGGAATTGGCGCGCGATGTGCAGGCTGTGTTGCGCACAGCCGGCGCGCCGGATGTGCCCTGCCTGCAATTGCACAGTCGCGCCCGCACGCGCCAGGAATATTTGCAAAGGCCGGACTATGGCCGCCAGCTGGCGCCGGCCTCGCGCAGCCAGTTGCAAGCCTTGCCGCCTGCCGGCGCAGATCTGGCCCTGGTCTTGGCCGATGGTCTTTCCGCCTTGGCCTTGCGGCAGCAGGCCGCACCGTTTTTGCAAGCCCTGTTGCCTTTGTTGGGGACGGACTGGCGACTGGCTCCGTTGTCGATTGTGCAGCAGGGCAGGGTGGCGATCGGCGATGAAATCGGCCACTTGCTGCAAGCGCGCTGCGTGTTGGTCTTGATCGGCGAGCGTCCCGGATTGAGTTCGCCCGACAGCATGGGCCTGTATTTAAGCTGGCAGCCGCGCCCCGGCATGCACGATGCAATGCGCAACTGCATCTCGAATATCCGCCCCGGCGGGCTGGATTTTGCAACGGCGGCGCAGAAAGCGCATTATCTCTTGCAAGAAGCGCGCCGAATCGGCTTGAGCGGAGTGGAATTGAAAGACGAAACCGGGGCCGCCGCCCCGGAATTGGATATCAAGGGGAATTTTTTGCTGGGGTCTTGA
- a CDS encoding RHS repeat-associated core domain-containing protein: MQHALEEWWRHQIQVIREERAARLAAQDAQLYYHCDHIGVPLELLDEDGIAQWSARRLSWGKLHDIQDKHASQLLRFQGQYFDAESGLHYNRYRYYDPEVGRFVSQDPIGLLGGENLYQYGPNPEGWVDPLGLSSCDDCCPVRRAQTEGDVTFKSVRAARRAAMRAQNIPTSQSYRSKIEIDPTARKGDKSLRVEKIMQGGGNLADQLKWEK; the protein is encoded by the coding sequence ATGCAACACGCGCTGGAAGAATGGTGGCGCCACCAAATCCAGGTGATCAGAGAAGAACGCGCGGCGCGCCTGGCGGCGCAAGACGCACAACTCTACTACCACTGTGACCACATCGGCGTCCCGCTGGAGCTGCTGGACGAAGATGGCATCGCACAATGGTCAGCACGCCGCCTGAGCTGGGGCAAGCTGCACGACATCCAGGACAAACACGCCAGCCAGCTTTTGCGCTTCCAGGGGCAATATTTCGACGCGGAAAGCGGCTTGCATTACAACCGCTATCGGTATTACGACCCGGAAGTGGGAAGGTTTGTTTCGCAGGATCCGATTGGGTTATTGGGTGGGGAGAATCTTTACCAATATGGGCCGAATCCGGAGGGGTGGGTTGATCCGTTGGGGTTATCGTCATGTGATGACTGTTGTCCTGTCCGACGTGCGCAAACCGAAGGTGATGTCACCTTTAAGTCAGTACGTGCGGCAAGAAGAGCTGCAATGAGAGCACAAAATATTCCGACTTCTCAATCATACAGATCAAAAATTGAGATTGATCCTACTGCAAGAAAAGGTGATAAGTCATTGCGAGTTGAGAAAATCATGCAAGGGGGGGGAAATCTGGCGGACCAGTTGAAGTGGGAGAAATAG